The Phaeacidiphilus oryzae TH49 region TGGCCTTCGGCGTCCCCGCGGTGATCGCAGGCTTCGCGGTTCCGCGCTTCGGCCTGGAGCCGACGGCGGTGGTCTACGGCGCGATCGTGGCGCTGCTGTCGCTGGCCGCCCTGGTGGCGACCGCGATACGCCGCACCGGCGCGACGTCGGCCGCGCCCGCGACGGCGGCCGCGCCCGCAGCGACGGCGACCCGGGTCCCGCAGACGGCGTCCACCGTGCCGGCCCCGTCGGCTCCTGCGGCCCCGATCCTTGCGGCTCCGCGTCCGGCCGGTCCACTCCCGGCGGGAGCAGGAGCCGGGGCCGGGACCGGCCCCGCGGCTGAGGCGGCGGGCGGATGCCCGGAGGGCTGACCTACCCTGGGTCCATGACCCAGCCGCCCGAGGACCCCGTCGCCGAGCCGGCGCCGGCCGCACCGCGCACACCGGTCGCGCCGGCGGCGCCGGCCGCGCAGCCCGCGCCGGCCGCGCCGGTCATGGAGCGGCTGATCACCACCATGGACGACGACGGGGACCGGCGGACGGAGGCCCGGGTCGGTATCCGGGTCCTCTTCTTCTTCATCGGCCTGCACGCGATCGCCGGACTGGTGATGCTCCTCTTCTACGTGGGCGACCACGCCCACCACTGACCTGACCGGGCTGACCGGCCCGGCCGGTCACGGCAGCGCCGGCCTCACGGCGTCCGGTAGTCCTTGATCCCCGAGATCAGCCGGGTGGCCAGGTCGCTCTGGACGGCCAGCCTCGTGGTGGTCGCATGCCGGCCGGTGCCCCAGGTGAGGGTGACCACCGACCACATGTGCCCCATCCCGGAGCCCTGGTAGGAGACGCTCCAGCGGCTCGGGGTGTCCTGGGCGCGCAGGACGCCGTCGGCGTGGTTGCGCTGCTCCCAGATCGCCAGCTGGGTCTGCAGGGAGTGGGTGAGGTAGTCCATCCGCAGCACCCCGGCGAGCCGGGGGTGGTTGCCGTACACGGCGTCGATGTAGGCGCCGTAGAAGTCCGCGACCCGGTCCAGCGCCGAGTTCGGGGCGCCGCCGCGGACCGGCGCGATCGCGTCGGCCTTGACGGCCGGCCGGGCGGTGGGGTGCTCGGCGTTGCCGCCGAGCGGGGCGGCGGCCGCGGGGATCGCCGCCGAGCAGGCGAGTACCACCGCCGAGGCGGCGCTGACCAGCGCGGTCCGGCGGTGGGGTGGGCGGAGGCTTCGGGTGACGCGCATGGGGCGACCTTCTCCGAGGAATCGACGACTGGTCGGCTCGATGACACACCCATGTGTCGACGAATGGTTTCATTGGCATCGCGTGTCGTCCCCGGGTTCGCCGGATCGGCCGCTTGTGTGACTGTGTCTGTGCCCTCGCCTGTATCCGGGCCTGGGCCTGGGCCTGCACCGGTGTCTGTGTCTGTGACCACGTCCGCCGTCCGCGCGGAAGGGAGCGCCGCCGCGATGAGCCGCATGCTCTTCCCCACCCCGACCGAGAACCACCCGGGTGAGGAGGCCCTGGCCGCCCCGGTTCCCCCGATCGAGGCGGTGCTCTTCGACTTCTCCAACACCCTCTTCCGGATGATCCCGGTGGAGGAGTGGGTGCGCCGGATCGCCGAGCGCACCGGCCGCCGCGGCGTGCTCGACGCGCCGGGCGCGCCGGACGCGATCGCCGACCGGGTCGCCGAGGCGATGGCGCTCCCCGAGGTGGCCGCCGCCCAGGTCGGACGGGACAGTTCCCGGGAGCGGCACCGGGCCGCGATGGAGGCCCTCTTCTCCCGGGTGGAGTTCCTGGCCGGGGCGGAGGAGGCGGCCTACCAGGAGCTGTGCGCGCCGGACGCCTGGGTGCCGTACCCGGACACCGAGCCGGTGC contains the following coding sequences:
- a CDS encoding DUF6126 family protein, producing the protein MTQPPEDPVAEPAPAAPRTPVAPAAPAAQPAPAAPVMERLITTMDDDGDRRTEARVGIRVLFFFIGLHAIAGLVMLLFYVGDHAHH
- a CDS encoding HAD family hydrolase, which encodes MSRMLFPTPTENHPGEEALAAPVPPIEAVLFDFSNTLFRMIPVEEWVRRIAERTGRRGVLDAPGAPDAIADRVAEAMALPEVAAAQVGRDSSRERHRAAMEALFSRVEFLAGAEEAAYQELCAPDAWVPYPDTEPVLRALRERGLPVGIVSDFGWDLRTHLRRFGLDGLIGSVVLSCDLGREKPDPQLFLKACAELGADPRRSLMVGDNPVRDGGANAVGLRAYILAGEQRTGERGLAEVLRLVG